Sequence from the Bos indicus x Bos taurus breed Angus x Brahman F1 hybrid chromosome 16, Bos_hybrid_MaternalHap_v2.0, whole genome shotgun sequence genome:
CCCGACTCTGGCGCTCAGCGCTCCCTCAGCGTGGGGCGTGGGGGCGTCAGCTCCAGGGGGGTGGGCGGGATGCAGGGGGCAGGGCTCCTGCGGGGGGGTGGGCGGCTTGCGGGAAACTGTCCACGCAGAGAGGCGTGGGGAGGGACCGGAGGAGGACTGCCACCCTGGAAACACCCTGGGGCGTGGCCCTGCCCTCAATGGGCTGCTCTGAAGGCTCACCGGGAGGGACCTGTTGGAAGCGGGAATAGGAGGACgtgcccccctccccgcccccggtTCCAAACGGGGCTTCCAAACGACACATCGGTCTGTGGCCACCACGGCTGACCGCCTTTCCCGTCCGAGCAAGATCCACCCACCCCTGTGCCAACAACATCGGATGGAACATAGGTGTCTGTCCACGAGGTGGCGGTGGTCACGGGCGTCCCTGGGGGCCTGGCCCGGAGCCCTGAGCCACCCGCTCCCTGCAGATCAAAGACCTGAAGCTCAAGGTGCTGGACTTGCGCGGGAAGTTCAAGCGTCCCCCGCTGCGGCGCGTGCGCGTCTCCGCGGATGCCATGCTGCGCGCCCTGCTGGGCTCCAAGCACAAGGTGTCTATGGACCTGCGCGCCAACCTCAAGTCCGTGAAGAAGGAGGACACAGAGAAGGTAAGCCCCACCCGCACCAACGCGGCCGGCCCTGCAGCCCCTGGGGGAACCCCGCCACCTGGCAGAACATTCCAGAacccctgggggcggggggggggggctcccCGCCCTCTTCTGGGGGAAGGAGGGCTGGGGCTGCCCCGCCTTCTAGGACAGGCTGACTGCCCATCTCCCAGTCTCAATTGCGCCTGGCGGGCCGGCGCTCAGTCTCCGTGTGTGGCCCTCGCAGGAGCGGCCCGTGGAGGTGGGCGACTGGAGGAAGAACGTGGAGGCCATGTCTGGCATGGAGGGCCGCAAGAAGATGTTTGATGCCGCCAAGTCCCCGACCACCCAGTAGAGGTACCGAGGGCCAGCCCCCTgctcccggccccgcccccagagCCAGCCCCCTTCTtccggccccgcccccagggcAGCAGGGACTCCGACCACCCAGTAGAGGTACCAGGGCCAGCCCCCAGCTCCCGTTCCCGCCCCCAGGGCcagtccccagcccccagcccccagcccccagcccccagcccccagccccacccccagggcagcAGGGACTCCAGGGCGGCGCCCCCAGGCTGGGCCTTGTGGTCTGAGGAGAGCGCCCTGAGCTGGGCTCAGTTTCGTCCCCAGATGTTCTGGACGCGTCACTCCTGCTTCGGGCCCTTGCCCCCTCACCTGCACGGGGCTGTATCAGCTCCATGGTTGCCCAGGTGTGCACCCAGCACCACCTTGGGTGCAGATGACCTGGCCCCTCTCAGGCCCTCTGGACCCCAGACTCTGGGGCAGGGCAGCCCCTGGGTGACTCTGATGTAAGAGCTTAAGACCTGGGCTTCAGTGGCCTCCAGGACCCTCTGGCTCTGACTTTCCTAAAGTATAAGCACGTTTAACTGCCTGCTGGGGAGTCCTGCCAAGTGCCCAGCAGGGGTCCAAGAGAGACGGGGCCGCCCACTCTCCCAGgaaaatgctggagaaggcacaGAGTCAGGCCAGGTGTGCCCTGCGTCAACGAGCCGGGGGACACATGACAGGCAGGGTCTGTCCACAGCCCCGTCGTTTGGAGAAGCCCCCTGGAGGGGTGAGGGTGCAGTGGGGTTGCAGACGCTGGGAGAGCAAGTCAGGGGCTGACGGTGCAGTCGAGCTCTGCGCTGGGGATCACTCGCCAGACGTGGAGGGGACGCCCggccgggcggggcggggaccccgtggggcagggggtgtgggAGGGCACCGGGCCCGGCTGAGAGCTGAGGCCCAGCCTGGCGCTGAAGGCCCTGCCCCTCTGTCCCTGCAGGCGGGTGGCACCGCTGCGCTCCTGgctccccgcccgccccgccctccAGCCCTGCTCGCCGCCGCCCCGCCCTGCGCCGCGGAGCGCCCACCTGGTCCACGGCTCCCTGCCTGCCTGAGCGCCCCTGGCAGGGTTGGGGTGAAGACCTCGCCTGGGGGGTGGGCGCCTGCGGGTCCCGGGCCCCCTGTGCCTGTTGCCCGAGGGCGTcacgccccccctccccccattaaAGCCAGTGTCCCGATCTCCCGCGGCTCTGGCTGTGAGTAcccaggggaggggaggcggggaggcCGTGAGGGCTTCCGGCAGACACGCACAGAGGCACGCTAAGGGGATTTCACACAGCGCAGCCTCACCCCGGGGGCTCAGCTCAGTGCAGCCTGACCCCCGGCCGTCAGTACGGAACTCAGGGGCTCCGCACTTCAGCCCCCGGCCCTGCCGCTCCGGAGGGCCGTTCTCCAGGCCCCCTCTACAGGTGCTCTGGTGTCCCTGACCCTCGGGCTGAGCCGCTGGCCCCTCCAAGGAGACGCCCCGTAGTTGCAGGCCCGGCCACCAGGGGGCCCCTTACACTGCCCTGGactctctgccccacccccggCCAGAGTGCCATCTGCCCGCGGAATCCCGGCCAGATTTCCCTTCACACTTCTGACAGGGAGTGTGCCCCGGGACTGATTCTTCCTAAGGTGGGGCAGTCAGGGGTCTGTCCTCTAGGTGAGGTCCTTTCTCCATCCCTCAGGCAACTGGACCAAGTCCAGTGCGGGCTGGAAGTGTGCTGGGATGGAGTGTGGGTCTGGAGGCACACGGGGGACAGCGGCCCATGGAGCAGGGACCAGCGTCTGGGCTCGGAGGATCTGGCTTTTCCGGGTGGTGTCATGTGAGTCCTGAGCTGTATCCTCCGGGGAGTGGCTGCTCCCTGCCCTGGCCCTGGGCTTCTTGGCTGCCCAGCACTGGTTCCAGGAGAGGCTGGGTTGAGTGCAGAGCCCTCCGCCTGCCTGTGAGTCCCTGCTCTGCCCTCTGCTCCCAGTGTGCTACCTGCCATAAATGCCCGAAGCTGGGAGCAAAGTGCAGCGCCCGGGGCCCCGGGGCAGGGCCTGGCTCCTGTCTGCCTGCCAGCGCCCGAGGGACAGCAGCCTGGAGGAGCTGGGGAGCATCCTGCTTCAGTCCTGCCTGCAAAGAGCTGGGTGGGCAGAGAGACAGACGTGTTCAAAGAAACTGCTCCTACAACACGGAAACCCTTAGGCACAGACACGcccagacacacacgcacacccacacACTCCCAgctgcagagcctggcaggcatgGCCGGTTCACGCCAGAGAGCGTGGCTTGCGCTTCACACCCAGGCAGTCCCGGCgccccttccctgccccagggcccctgcaGACGGCCTGGGTCCAAGGCGTGGCCCCCGCCTCTGCCCTTGGAGGCCCGGGGTTGCAGAGGCAGCTCTCAGTTTGCTGGCTGACTGTTGAGCTGGGTCCCGGGTACTGGGCCCCACCCTGCCCTACAAACCCAGGCCTGATTCAGAGCAAACACCCAGTGCAGACAGCCCACGGGACGGGGCCCTGGGGTGGGCCCCAGGCCTGCTCAGGGGCCTCTGGGGATGTCCAGACCTCTGGTTCACAGCAGGGCCAGACCTCGGCTACCTGCCGCGTCCCCTGTGGGCTGGATGGGGCGGGCTGGGCTGTCGCCACAGCAGGGACTGGGCAGGAGGCATAGTCTCTGGAGAGACGCCCACCCAGTCCCCGCTCACCTTTCAGGGACCCGGGCTGGCCTCGGGCAGAGCAGAGCTGGGGTCAGACCAGCGGCCGCAGCActcactctgtgccaggctcctctctccgcaCCTGATTACTCCTCAGACATTCACATCCCCTGAGAAAGGGACCACCGCCACTCCCGTTCTCCAGAGGCAGAGAAGCCACAGGCTCCTGAGTGAGGGACCAGGACTGAACCATCTAGTCTGTAAGGGCCCAGACTCTTAGTCACGGCTAATAACACGCTTTGTCAGAATCACTCATTACATTCTCACAGAAACCCAAGGCTCAGATCCTGTTACTTCAGATCCATTCACACACGAGGAGACAGAGGTTTGGAGAGCTGAAGTCATTCACCACAGGTTTTGGGGTTTGACAGCCGCAGGCTGGGGACAGGGACCTGGGGGTCACCCTTTTCTGGGGTCAGACTCAATAGGGCCCAACCTGTAACTTTCCAGAAGGGACGTGGCCGGGCACCAAGGGCAACACACACAGCTTGGAGTTTGCTTGTCCCCACAGAGGGGAACATTCAGATGAGATGCAGACGCCCCCGACGGGCTAAGGGTTTTCCCCCACCAGCAGGGACGTGGACCTGCAGTGGTGCCTCGGGGCGGCGTGTGGGGGGTGCGGATCCGCTCCTCCTGAGGACCCCCAGGCGGAATGCCTCCCACAGGCGCTCCGACCAACCCCGAACTCTGTCTCCTCGTGGCAGGAGGCCGAGCCCACTCTCCGCCTAGAGCCCCCCTCACAGCAGGCTGGCCCCGGCCCAGGGCCACGGGGACTGAAGGGCCCGCCATGGAGGAAGCCAGTTAAACATTAGCCCCAGTGGCCCCCCACGAAGGGAGGCAGGCTTCCCGCAGGGCTCTGGGCTGGCTAGCATTGTTCCAGGTGGGTGACCAGGCTGCTGTCCCAGCCAGGGACAGGCCGCTGGGACTGTGGGGGGGCAGCCTCCTCTCCTGACCCCCAGAGCAGCCTGTGGTTACAGGAGAGGCACCACCTTGCACCCGGGACAATTCCTGGCGGATCTGTGGGTCCTGGAACATGAGCCCCACAGTGtctggagacagagagggagTGGCTCCTTGAAGGCCACGGCCCTAATGGGGCTGAGACCCAGGGGCTGGACTCACTGCAGGCGGCAGGGGCAGGGCCCAGGGGCCTGGGCAGGCGGCCCCTCTGGCTCCAGCTCCGCACCACTGGGCTCCACGGTCACACAGGCGGGGTGAGCCCACCCTTGGCTCTGGGCTCAGCATAGAAGTCTGGTCTCAGCTGGGCGCCAGGACAGGCATTCCCATGCCGGAGCCCCatggaggagtgtgtgtgtgtgtgcatgtgagcacgtgtgtgtgcatgtgtgtgtccatCGGAAGTGGTGAGCCTGGTGTGTGCGCCCCTGTGCACACGCCTGTGAGGGCGGTGGCTTGCCTGCCTGAGTGTGATGGATGGCGTGTGTTCCTCCTGTTAGAACTTCCCAGATGGCGATTCTGGTCAGATCTCTGCCCCAAATCTTACTGCTCTGCGGCTTGCT
This genomic interval carries:
- the TNNI1 gene encoding troponin I, slow skeletal muscle isoform X2; translation: MPEVERKPKITASRKLLLKSLMLAKAKECWEQEHEEREAEKKRYLAERIPALQTRGLSLSALQDLCRDLHAKVEVVDEERYDIEAKCLHNTREIKDLKLKVLDLRGKFKRPPLRRVRVSADAMLRALLGSKHKVSMDLRANLKSVKKEDTEKERPVEVGDWRKNVEAMSGMEGRKKMFDAAKSPTTQ